A single window of Acetohalobium arabaticum DSM 5501 DNA harbors:
- the nadE gene encoding NAD(+) synthase, with amino-acid sequence MRYYDELSEKLSQWIKEQILEAGCKGAVVGLSGGIDSAVTAVLCKQAFPDSTLGLIMPCYSSPEDSEDAELVADKFGIEVETVDLNQTFDILYAELEDDDRAEDNMAVANIKPRLRMTVLYYYAANLNRLVVGTDNRSELEVGYFTKHGDGGVDIAPLGNLVKTEVRQLAKYLEIPERIITKPPTAGLWSDQTDEAELGITYEELDRYILTGEAEPEVKERIENLVAQNEHKLGYPPTPEF; translated from the coding sequence ATGAGGTATTACGATGAGTTAAGTGAAAAGTTGAGTCAGTGGATAAAAGAGCAGATTTTAGAAGCTGGATGTAAAGGAGCTGTAGTCGGTTTAAGCGGCGGAATAGATTCGGCAGTAACAGCAGTTTTGTGTAAGCAAGCCTTTCCTGATTCTACTTTAGGCTTGATTATGCCTTGTTATAGCAGCCCAGAGGATTCAGAGGATGCTGAGTTAGTGGCTGATAAATTTGGGATTGAGGTTGAAACAGTAGATTTAAATCAGACCTTTGATATTCTCTATGCAGAATTAGAGGATGATGATAGAGCAGAGGATAATATGGCAGTTGCCAATATCAAGCCTCGACTGCGGATGACTGTGCTTTATTATTATGCTGCTAATTTAAATCGTTTAGTAGTTGGTACTGATAACCGGAGTGAATTAGAAGTGGGCTATTTTACTAAACACGGCGACGGCGGAGTCGATATTGCTCCGTTAGGTAACTTAGTTAAAACAGAAGTGCGTCAGCTGGCTAAGTATTTAGAAATTCCAGAAAGAATAATTACTAAACCGCCGACAGCTGGACTCTGGTCTGACCAGACTGATGAAGCTGAATTAGGAATTACTTATGAAGAATTAGACCGGTATATTCTAACGGGGGAAGCTGAACCAGAAGTTAAAGAAAGAATAGAAAATTTAGTAGCCCAGAATGAGCATAAATTAGGATATCCGCCGACACCTGAATTTTAA
- a CDS encoding M24 family metallopeptidase: protein MNNISKEELNSRISELQQKLKKQNIDSAVIIQNADLFYFTGTVQAEYLYIPDSGEAVLLVRRGNKRAEKETALEKIVEFKRSAEIPEIIKKEDLDSPDELGLELDILPYKTANKLQQIFAADKITNITTLIRQVRMVKSDSEIQLIKRAANKLKAVPQLTKEHLTADMNELELSAIIEQDLRQKGHTGFVRMRGLNNELPLGVCTAGKKSTAEVQVDSICAGAGVHPSAGVGASKSRLKDSEPIILDYVATHQGYIADQTRMAVLGKPSAYLQKTYDKMVQLQTELSKYLTPDYSWQEIYEEGKRLAEELEVTDYYLGYGDNKEKFVGHGVGVELNEFPFLATGLDFKLKPGMTIALEPKLVVPDIGAIGIENTYLVTENQPKKLTTASEELIKV, encoded by the coding sequence ATGAATAACATATCCAAAGAGGAGTTGAATTCACGAATATCAGAGTTGCAGCAGAAATTAAAAAAACAGAATATAGACTCAGCCGTGATTATACAGAATGCAGACTTATTCTATTTTACAGGTACTGTCCAGGCTGAATATCTATACATTCCAGACAGCGGTGAAGCAGTATTATTAGTCCGCAGAGGTAATAAGAGGGCTGAGAAAGAAACAGCTCTAGAAAAGATTGTTGAATTCAAAAGATCAGCAGAAATACCTGAAATTATTAAGAAAGAAGACCTCGATTCGCCTGACGAATTAGGATTAGAACTGGATATTCTCCCCTATAAAACAGCAAATAAACTCCAACAGATATTTGCAGCTGATAAAATCACCAATATCACTACTCTTATCCGCCAGGTCAGAATGGTTAAATCAGATTCTGAAATTCAATTAATTAAACGTGCTGCCAATAAGTTAAAAGCAGTTCCACAGCTGACTAAAGAACATTTAACAGCTGATATGAACGAACTAGAATTATCAGCTATAATAGAACAGGATCTCCGCCAGAAGGGCCATACCGGTTTTGTCAGAATGCGGGGTTTGAATAATGAACTGCCCTTAGGCGTTTGTACAGCCGGAAAGAAGTCTACAGCCGAGGTACAGGTGGACTCCATCTGTGCTGGAGCAGGTGTTCATCCTAGCGCCGGTGTTGGAGCTTCAAAGAGTAGACTTAAAGATAGTGAACCTATTATACTGGACTATGTTGCTACCCACCAAGGTTATATTGCTGACCAGACTCGCATGGCTGTGCTTGGTAAACCTAGTGCCTATCTACAGAAAACATACGACAAGATGGTTCAGTTACAGACTGAATTAAGCAAATATCTAACTCCTGACTACAGCTGGCAGGAAATCTATGAAGAAGGAAAGAGATTAGCCGAAGAACTAGAAGTGACTGATTATTATCTCGGTTATGGTGATAATAAAGAAAAGTTTGTCGGCCACGGAGTCGGAGTCGAACTGAATGAATTTCCCTTTTTAGCTACAGGGTTGGACTTTAAGCTAAAACCAGGTATGACAATCGCCTTAGAACCTAAATTAGTAGTTCCTGATATTGGTGCCATTGGAATTGAAAACACATACTTAGTTACTGAAAATCAACCTAAAAAATTAACTACTGCCTCTGAAGAATTAATTAAAGTTTAA
- a CDS encoding response regulator transcription factor — protein sequence MYKILIVDDESLERQAMRRLITEQVQELRLIGEATNGEEGIEITKEENPDIVLMDIKMPKVDGLEATKEIIDLYPGTKIIIITAYNEFDYAQQAIKYGAVDYLLKPVKPDKIIGILEELITEIEEERLYNQLLSHCYDDSEESIKFHQEFFDKEKKLYELVKEGNVQEVENFIDRSLSLIRRKGDYSLVKLKIRIIEFLVSLSRTINQEAEIDICHFYFEELLSESAELNTALQFITWLKDKLKEVIKKVEDAYDEIDNDVVKRATNYIKQNFHQDLTLEEVAKEVHLNSSYLSHVFKEEMGCGFTDYLTEIRLDKAQELLRNSNQNVTVIANQVGYKNANYFSQVFKKKFNLTPTQYRKKNN from the coding sequence ATGTATAAAATATTAATTGTGGATGATGAATCGCTGGAAAGACAGGCCATGAGGAGATTAATTACCGAACAGGTTCAAGAACTCCGGTTAATCGGTGAAGCTACTAATGGAGAAGAAGGGATTGAGATTACAAAAGAGGAGAATCCGGATATAGTCTTGATGGATATCAAGATGCCGAAAGTTGATGGTTTAGAGGCGACTAAAGAGATTATTGATTTATATCCAGGGACCAAAATAATAATAATTACAGCCTATAATGAATTTGATTATGCCCAACAGGCAATTAAGTATGGGGCAGTGGATTATCTGTTAAAGCCGGTTAAACCGGATAAGATAATTGGAATTTTGGAGGAATTAATAACTGAAATAGAAGAGGAAAGACTTTATAATCAATTATTAAGCCACTGTTATGATGATTCCGAGGAGAGTATTAAGTTCCATCAGGAATTTTTCGATAAAGAAAAGAAATTATATGAATTGGTGAAGGAAGGCAATGTGCAGGAAGTTGAAAATTTTATAGATCGTTCTTTATCACTGATTAGAAGAAAAGGGGATTATTCGTTAGTTAAATTAAAGATAAGAATTATAGAATTTTTAGTTTCCCTCTCCCGGACTATTAATCAGGAAGCAGAGATAGATATCTGCCATTTTTATTTTGAGGAATTGTTGAGTGAGTCAGCAGAATTAAATACAGCTTTACAGTTTATTACTTGGTTAAAGGATAAGCTCAAAGAAGTAATAAAGAAGGTAGAAGATGCTTATGATGAAATAGATAATGATGTAGTAAAAAGAGCAACTAATTATATTAAACAGAATTTTCATCAAGATCTAACTCTAGAAGAGGTAGCTAAAGAAGTTCATCTAAACTCTTCCTATTTAAGCCATGTATTTAAGGAGGAAATGGGGTGCGGATTTACTGATTATTTAACAGAGATCAGATTAGATAAAGCTCAGGAACTACTGAGAAACTCTAATCAGAATGTTACTGTTATTGCTAATCAAGTCGGCTATAAGAATGCTAATTATTTTAGTCAAGTATTTAAGAAAAAATTCAATTTAACACCAACGCAGTATCGTAAAAAGAATAATTAA
- a CDS encoding sensor histidine kinase: protein MLHSGEMNIKEVLDYINYKLSDNDLEKIKIKKNGTSVCLQTQIDDGIPIVSRLKGAVNMPSFLNIDQDLNLTDLIDVDILQQIQDRFAEATGLAAIIVDDQGDPVTEPSNFSDICSLVLSTDEGKKSCFNYNFSKDDFESKEDPVVFHCHMGFVDLVIPIIVADECFGVVKCGQILPKESEDEIVNKVKKRLNNLNISNVEVEGLLQQMKQIPRPKINAAATLLSLLANYIVEMSATTLIQKQLHFKNYQLMQEVNNRMEVEKNLQQAELKALQSQMNPHFLFNSLNIIARLAFLEGADQTEEMIHSLSDLLRYSLRKEEIVTLGEELNYIKDYIKIQKARFGERIEFVIDVDEDLLSYKIPFMSLQPLVENGIIHGLEPKDESGKIEILSEEAEDKLIIKVVDDGIGIKQEKIREIIEARERTVTETHTSSMGINNVHQRLKHYYGSKYGVQIYSTKGEGTEVRISFPKLESGGDDDV from the coding sequence ATGCTTCACTCAGGTGAGATGAATATTAAAGAAGTTTTGGATTATATTAATTATAAATTATCTGATAATGATTTGGAAAAGATAAAGATTAAAAAGAATGGTACCAGTGTTTGTCTGCAAACTCAGATAGATGACGGTATCCCAATAGTATCGAGACTGAAAGGAGCTGTGAACATGCCTTCTTTTTTAAATATTGATCAGGATTTAAATTTAACGGATTTAATAGATGTTGATATTCTACAGCAGATTCAGGATAGATTTGCTGAGGCTACTGGTTTAGCAGCTATTATAGTTGATGACCAAGGAGATCCGGTGACTGAGCCCAGTAATTTTTCTGATATCTGTTCATTGGTTCTATCCACTGACGAGGGAAAGAAGAGCTGTTTTAATTATAATTTTTCTAAAGATGATTTTGAATCTAAGGAAGACCCGGTAGTCTTTCACTGCCATATGGGGTTTGTGGATCTTGTAATTCCCATTATTGTAGCCGATGAGTGTTTCGGAGTAGTAAAGTGCGGCCAGATTCTGCCTAAAGAGTCTGAGGATGAAATTGTTAATAAAGTAAAGAAGCGTTTAAATAATTTAAACATTAGCAATGTAGAAGTTGAGGGGTTACTTCAGCAGATGAAACAGATTCCTCGGCCTAAGATTAATGCTGCAGCTACTTTATTATCCTTATTGGCTAATTATATTGTAGAAATGAGTGCTACTACTTTAATTCAAAAACAGCTGCATTTTAAGAATTATCAATTAATGCAGGAAGTTAATAATAGAATGGAAGTAGAGAAGAACTTACAGCAGGCAGAGTTAAAGGCCTTACAGTCGCAGATGAATCCCCATTTTTTATTTAATAGTTTAAATATTATAGCCCGTTTAGCTTTTTTAGAGGGGGCAGACCAGACAGAAGAGATGATTCATTCCCTATCTGATTTACTCCGTTATAGCTTGCGAAAAGAAGAGATAGTTACTTTAGGTGAGGAACTGAATTATATTAAGGACTATATTAAGATTCAGAAGGCTAGGTTTGGAGAGCGAATAGAATTTGTTATTGATGTAGATGAGGATTTATTGAGTTATAAGATTCCTTTTATGAGTTTGCAGCCGCTGGTAGAGAATGGTATCATCCATGGTTTGGAGCCTAAAGATGAATCAGGAAAGATTGAGATTTTAAGTGAAGAAGCAGAAGATAAGTTAATTATTAAAGTGGTTGATGATGGAATTGGAATTAAGCAGGAGAAGATTAGAGAAATTATTGAAGCTCGAGAGAGAACAGTAACAGAAACTCATACTTCCAGCATGGGAATTAATAATGTTCACCAGAGATTGAAACATTACTATGGATCGAAGTATGGGGTACAGATTTATAGTACTAAAGGTGAGGGAACAGAAGTTAGAATTTCATTCCCAAAATTAGAATCAGGGGGGGATGATGATGTATAA
- the rlmH gene encoding 23S rRNA (pseudouridine(1915)-N(3))-methyltransferase RlmH, which yields MQVNLITIGSLKADYIQRGSDEFSKRLSRYTDLEIIEIKAEKLRSNLSDAEKDKIKKQEAERILKKMSNTAYSIALDYQGKHMTSKGLAKSINNLQLQGYSELDFIIGGTLGLHSQVKDAADHVLSLSNMTFTHEMARLILLEQIYRAFKILNGEEYHR from the coding sequence ATGCAGGTTAATCTGATAACTATTGGTAGTTTGAAGGCGGATTATATTCAACGCGGAAGTGACGAATTTAGCAAACGATTAAGTAGATATACTGATTTGGAGATAATAGAGATTAAAGCTGAAAAGTTAAGGAGTAATCTCAGTGATGCTGAGAAAGATAAGATTAAAAAACAGGAAGCAGAACGGATTTTGAAGAAGATGAGTAATACTGCTTATAGTATAGCTTTAGATTACCAGGGCAAACATATGACTTCCAAAGGATTGGCGAAGTCTATCAATAACTTACAACTGCAAGGTTATAGTGAACTGGATTTTATCATCGGCGGCACCTTAGGCTTACATAGTCAGGTTAAAGATGCAGCTGATCATGTATTGTCTCTTTCAAATATGACCTTCACCCATGAAATGGCCCGATTGATTCTGTTAGAACAGATATATCGTGCTTTTAAGATTCTAAATGGTGAAGAGTATCATCGTTAA
- a CDS encoding S1C family serine protease: MSPFFDDNGYRESSLFSYFLVALIGAVIGGLLVAFLVPGLVDETDQHRLETKSSPQQIDQSKSRNSNSNTSVTEVVNKVGPAVVKITTVENRLIYDFFYGRRNKQVTGEGSGVIFDKRGYILTNNHVVAEADRIKVLLTLDQNKQQEFSGEVVGRDPVTDLAVVKIEADKLPVAELGDSDNLQVGQLTIAIGNPFGLSNTVTTGVISAVGRKLEIQQGTELTDMIQTDAAINPGNSGGALLDSEGKVIGINTAIVQGAQGLGFAIPINTAQNVAEEIIEKGRVIRPWLGIYGITLNSNLAREYDLSQQKGVFIAEVIKNSPAYKGGLRQGDIISKIGGKPVETMTKLRNHLKELEIGEKIQIEFYREENLKKTTVELESQPKTIK, translated from the coding sequence ATGAGTCCTTTTTTTGATGATAATGGATATCGGGAATCAAGTTTATTTTCTTATTTCTTAGTAGCTTTAATTGGAGCAGTTATCGGAGGGTTATTGGTAGCCTTTTTAGTACCGGGCTTAGTTGATGAGACTGACCAGCATAGATTAGAGACTAAGTCTTCTCCACAGCAGATAGACCAATCTAAAAGCCGAAATTCAAATTCTAATACTTCTGTAACCGAGGTTGTTAATAAAGTAGGACCGGCTGTAGTTAAGATTACTACTGTTGAGAACAGGTTGATTTATGACTTCTTTTATGGGCGCAGAAATAAACAGGTAACCGGAGAAGGATCAGGAGTTATCTTTGATAAACGCGGTTACATATTAACTAATAATCATGTAGTAGCAGAGGCAGATCGAATTAAAGTATTATTGACTTTGGACCAGAATAAGCAGCAGGAATTTAGCGGAGAAGTAGTAGGTAGAGATCCAGTAACGGATCTGGCGGTAGTTAAGATAGAAGCGGATAAACTGCCGGTAGCAGAATTAGGTGATTCCGATAATTTGCAAGTAGGCCAGCTGACTATTGCTATTGGAAATCCCTTTGGCCTTTCTAATACAGTAACTACCGGTGTAATTAGTGCTGTCGGTAGAAAGTTAGAGATTCAACAGGGTACTGAATTGACTGATATGATTCAGACTGATGCTGCTATTAATCCTGGTAATAGTGGAGGAGCACTGTTGGATAGCGAAGGAAAAGTAATTGGAATTAATACTGCTATTGTTCAGGGAGCACAAGGACTCGGCTTTGCAATTCCGATTAATACTGCTCAGAATGTAGCTGAAGAGATAATTGAGAAGGGAAGGGTCATTAGACCCTGGCTTGGAATCTACGGTATAACACTTAATTCTAATTTAGCCAGAGAATATGATCTTTCCCAGCAGAAAGGAGTCTTCATTGCTGAAGTAATTAAGAATAGTCCTGCCTATAAAGGAGGACTTAGGCAGGGGGATATAATCTCTAAAATCGGTGGAAAACCAGTTGAAACTATGACAAAGCTGCGTAATCATTTGAAGGAATTAGAAATAGGAGAGAAGATTCAGATAGAATTTTATCGAGAAGAAAACTTAAAGAAGACTACTGTGGAGTTAGAATCACAGCCTAAAACGATAAAATAA
- a CDS encoding MBL fold metallo-hydrolase produces the protein MIKITLEVCSLASGSSGNSIYVATDKKKVLVDAGLSGKRVSERLAEINVDGSELDAILVTHEHGDHIKGVGILSRRFNLPIYATEKTWAAAKEDLGKIKPEYICIINKEGLSLGDLELESFEIPHDAVDPVGFTLRNKNKKVSIATDIGYMTEEIMANLKESNLVILESNHDLEMLKAGPYPWSLKKRIMSREGHLSNDDAAATVVELVKNSVERILLAHLSKDNNVPQLAHLTVKNMIVDAGMELGRDLQLDFAYRNEVSNLFQVG, from the coding sequence ATGATCAAGATTACTTTAGAAGTCTGTTCTTTAGCTAGCGGCAGTTCAGGAAATTCTATTTATGTTGCCACTGATAAAAAGAAGGTATTAGTAGATGCTGGTTTGAGCGGTAAAAGAGTTTCAGAGAGATTGGCTGAAATAAATGTAGATGGTAGTGAGCTGGATGCTATATTAGTTACTCATGAACACGGAGATCATATTAAGGGGGTTGGAATTCTATCCCGTCGGTTTAATCTTCCTATCTATGCTACTGAAAAAACCTGGGCAGCAGCTAAAGAAGATCTGGGAAAAATAAAACCAGAGTATATATGTATAATTAATAAAGAAGGCTTAAGCCTAGGGGATTTAGAGTTAGAATCCTTTGAGATTCCTCATGATGCTGTAGATCCTGTGGGTTTTACTCTTAGAAATAAGAATAAAAAAGTTTCGATTGCTACTGATATTGGCTATATGACAGAAGAAATAATGGCTAATTTGAAGGAGTCCAACTTAGTTATCTTAGAATCAAATCATGATCTGGAGATGTTGAAAGCAGGTCCTTATCCTTGGTCATTAAAAAAGAGGATTATGAGTAGGGAAGGCCACCTTTCCAATGATGATGCAGCGGCAACAGTAGTGGAATTAGTGAAGAATTCAGTAGAGCGTATATTGTTAGCCCATCTAAGCAAAGATAATAATGTACCACAGCTGGCTCATTTGACTGTTAAGAATATGATAGTAGATGCTGGAATGGAATTAGGCCGTGATCTGCAGTTGGATTTTGCTTATCGGAATGAAGTTAGTAACTTATTTCAAGTAGGCTAA
- a CDS encoding CheR family methyltransferase: MTLNFTEFRKRASRNINIDLSSYKTKRVKRRINSLMDKNDIKDYNECLDLLKTDKDFKKEFLDHFTINTSEFFRNPKNFNYLKEEVFPELFEHNNKVKIWSAACSDGSEPYTLAIILNELGINPRRFEILATDIDHQILKTAKKGIYNENSVKKTETAILNKYFTEQNDRYVLDPKIKNKVNFKQHNLLTDSYRSKWNLILCRNVFIYFTKETKKKITQKLSNALIKDGFLFLGNTEYLLKPDSYGLTKEYTSFYRR; this comes from the coding sequence ATGACGCTTAATTTTACTGAATTCAGAAAGAGAGCCTCTCGCAATATAAATATTGATCTCAGCAGCTATAAAACTAAACGAGTCAAAAGACGTATCAATAGCTTAATGGATAAGAATGATATCAAAGATTATAATGAATGTTTAGATCTCTTAAAGACCGATAAAGACTTTAAAAAAGAATTCTTGGACCACTTTACTATTAACACTTCTGAATTCTTCCGGAATCCCAAAAACTTCAATTACTTAAAGGAAGAAGTATTCCCAGAACTATTTGAACATAATAATAAAGTTAAGATCTGGAGTGCAGCCTGTTCGGATGGTTCCGAACCGTATACCCTAGCAATTATATTAAATGAATTAGGAATTAACCCCAGAAGATTTGAAATTCTAGCCACAGATATAGATCACCAGATTCTGAAAACAGCTAAGAAGGGTATCTATAATGAAAACTCAGTAAAAAAAACAGAAACAGCTATTCTCAATAAATACTTTACAGAACAGAATGATAGATACGTTCTCGACCCCAAAATCAAAAACAAGGTCAACTTTAAACAGCATAACCTTTTAACTGACTCTTATCGCTCCAAGTGGAATCTAATTCTGTGCCGTAATGTCTTTATCTACTTTACTAAAGAAACCAAAAAGAAAATCACTCAAAAATTGAGTAATGCTTTGATTAAAGACGGCTTCCTCTTTTTAGGTAATACTGAATATCTCCTAAAACCTGATAGTTATGGTTTAACAAAAGAATATACTTCCTTCTACCGCCGATAA
- the hflX gene encoding GTPase HflX, whose product MSGIKDRYIEELEMMSSSIFSSGELVAIDFLYQIINIASEIEDKIAVLINRRGEVLRIKVGELTNDFFAGAKQRRSVKRLSGLRCIYLTFNSQLNRKNKIFLKEYRLDLLVHLSLADRQSKLEALVHYPKVDNGQLVVGSELKGPFSLTELTETDYSTEIEDIEDKLQETETVKVTEAESEAAVLVCLITEDDTGYNQEEPLAELENLVQTAGIEVKGKEIQYRKDPDHSYYIGYGKVQELKELKYRLGINVIIFDEELSPAQQRNLEDELGVKVIDRTEVILDIFAQHANSKEGKLQVELAQLHYLLPRLTGKGEDLSRLAGGIGTRGPGESKLEIDRRRIRKRIDNLEAEINRVQQTRATQRSRRKLPTISLVGYTNAGKSTLLNRLTEATAVTKDELFATLDSNTCRLKLPVGRKVLISDTVGFIRKLPHQLIAAFRATLEEVTEADILLHVVDVTEADYKAKMDAVVEVLSELNVLDKPIITILNKIDLLKDQKQVELIQQNLKNSLVISAKEGQGVDRLLDEISNLLLDTMVELELLLPYSDAGALELIHQRGKVLREEYSNEGISIKARISQQMANQVDEDYIIFRRSLA is encoded by the coding sequence TTGTCAGGGATAAAAGACCGTTATATTGAAGAACTGGAAATGATGTCAAGTAGTATTTTTTCTAGCGGAGAATTAGTAGCTATTGATTTTTTATATCAGATTATTAATATTGCTTCTGAGATTGAGGATAAAATAGCAGTCTTAATTAATCGCCGTGGTGAGGTTTTACGGATTAAAGTGGGAGAACTAACCAATGATTTTTTTGCTGGAGCTAAGCAGCGCCGAAGTGTTAAACGTTTAAGCGGATTGAGATGTATCTATCTTACATTCAATTCACAGTTAAATCGAAAGAATAAAATCTTCTTAAAAGAATATAGGTTGGATCTATTGGTCCATCTTTCCTTGGCTGATAGGCAGTCTAAACTTGAAGCTTTAGTACATTATCCTAAAGTTGATAATGGCCAATTAGTAGTAGGTAGCGAACTAAAAGGCCCCTTTTCTCTAACAGAGTTAACCGAAACTGATTATTCAACTGAAATAGAGGATATTGAAGATAAACTACAGGAGACTGAAACAGTTAAAGTAACAGAAGCTGAATCGGAAGCAGCAGTTTTAGTCTGCTTAATAACCGAAGATGATACTGGATATAATCAAGAAGAACCGCTAGCTGAATTAGAGAATTTGGTACAGACAGCAGGTATAGAAGTAAAGGGGAAAGAAATTCAATATCGTAAAGATCCTGATCACAGTTATTATATAGGTTATGGGAAAGTACAGGAACTGAAGGAATTAAAATATCGATTAGGAATTAATGTTATTATCTTTGATGAGGAATTAAGTCCAGCCCAGCAGCGTAATTTAGAAGATGAGTTAGGGGTTAAGGTAATTGACCGAACAGAGGTGATTTTGGATATCTTTGCCCAACATGCCAATAGTAAAGAAGGAAAACTGCAGGTGGAATTAGCTCAGCTGCATTATCTTCTTCCCCGGTTGACAGGTAAAGGAGAAGACTTATCAAGATTGGCAGGCGGAATCGGTACTAGAGGACCTGGAGAAAGTAAATTAGAGATTGACCGCCGGAGAATAAGAAAAAGGATTGATAATCTAGAGGCTGAGATTAACCGGGTACAGCAGACTCGGGCTACACAGCGGTCTCGGCGCAAACTACCGACTATATCATTGGTAGGTTATACTAATGCCGGTAAATCTACCTTACTCAATAGATTAACTGAGGCTACTGCGGTAACGAAGGATGAATTATTTGCTACTCTGGATTCTAATACCTGCCGGCTCAAACTGCCGGTAGGAAGAAAAGTGTTAATCAGTGATACTGTTGGCTTTATCCGCAAACTGCCTCATCAATTAATTGCTGCTTTTAGAGCTACTCTAGAAGAAGTTACTGAAGCAGATATTTTGTTACATGTAGTTGATGTTACTGAAGCTGATTATAAAGCCAAGATGGATGCTGTAGTGGAAGTCTTATCTGAGCTGAATGTGCTGGATAAACCAATAATTACTATTTTAAATAAGATAGATTTGCTTAAAGACCAGAAACAGGTTGAATTAATCCAGCAGAATCTGAAAAATTCTTTAGTTATATCAGCTAAAGAGGGTCAGGGAGTAGATAGATTACTGGATGAGATATCAAATCTTTTACTGGATACAATGGTGGAATTGGAGCTATTGTTGCCGTATTCTGATGCTGGAGCTTTAGAGCTGATACACCAGCGCGGCAAAGTATTAAGAGAGGAATATAGTAATGAGGGAATCTCCATCAAAGCAAGAATTAGCCAGCAGATGGCTAACCAAGTTGATGAAGATTATATTATTTTCCGAAGATCGTTGGCTTGA
- a CDS encoding ECF transporter S component, translating to MKYTEWLTRTGLLLALTLVIQMLGFPPFVTGPLVNMMLFTTVHLVGWLGASLVGGVTPWIALMRGILPPPLAPMIPFIIAGNIILVSVYYFMLGRNNYLGIGLAALLKFAVLSSGVRFLVELPPKIAQLMQVPQLLTALAGGFLALILVRLLTTALE from the coding sequence ATGAAGTATACAGAGTGGCTAACAAGAACAGGATTATTGTTAGCTTTAACTTTAGTAATTCAGATGCTGGGATTTCCTCCCTTTGTAACCGGGCCTTTGGTGAATATGATGCTCTTTACTACTGTGCATTTAGTTGGCTGGTTAGGAGCTAGTTTGGTTGGAGGTGTAACACCATGGATTGCTTTAATGAGGGGGATTTTACCACCGCCGTTAGCTCCTATGATTCCTTTTATTATTGCTGGGAATATTATTTTAGTATCTGTTTATTATTTCATGTTAGGGCGTAATAATTATTTAGGTATTGGACTGGCAGCGTTATTAAAGTTTGCTGTTCTATCATCAGGAGTAAGGTTCTTAGTTGAGCTGCCGCCTAAAATAGCTCAGTTAATGCAGGTGCCACAGCTATTGACAGCATTAGCAGGAGGCTTTCTGGCATTGATTCTGGTTAGGCTTTTAACAACAGCCTTAGAGTAA